From the Luteolibacter arcticus genome, one window contains:
- a CDS encoding LpxI family protein, translating to MAETRTIGIIAGNGVYPETFARAARAKCPDIRLVAAAFEGETQPGFLDLVDASGWFRVGQLGKLIKFFKSHQATEAIMVGQIAPKNLFDLRPDLRTLMLLARLKQRNAESLFGGIADELAKDHIQLLPATTFLEDLLPKAGHVCGPVLKKRQLEDAAFGFKIAKETSRLDIGQTVVVRHGTVLAVEAFEGTNACIKRGGELGHGKDVMLVKVSKPNQDFRFDVPVVGPLTIETCHAAGVGSITVEAGKTLLLEREAVFRLCQEHGISVHAMEEI from the coding sequence ATGGCGGAGACACGGACCATCGGCATCATCGCAGGTAACGGCGTTTACCCCGAAACTTTCGCCCGCGCGGCTCGCGCGAAGTGTCCGGATATCCGGCTGGTCGCGGCCGCTTTCGAAGGTGAGACCCAGCCGGGATTCCTCGACCTGGTCGATGCTTCCGGCTGGTTCCGCGTCGGCCAGCTCGGCAAGCTGATCAAGTTCTTCAAGTCCCACCAGGCGACCGAGGCAATCATGGTCGGCCAGATCGCGCCAAAGAACCTCTTCGACCTCCGCCCCGACCTGCGCACGCTGATGCTGCTCGCGCGGCTGAAGCAGCGAAATGCCGAGTCCCTTTTCGGCGGCATCGCCGACGAGCTGGCCAAGGACCACATCCAGTTGCTGCCGGCCACCACGTTTTTGGAGGATTTGCTGCCCAAGGCCGGCCACGTCTGCGGTCCGGTGCTGAAAAAGCGCCAGCTTGAGGACGCGGCCTTCGGCTTCAAGATCGCGAAGGAAACCAGCCGCCTCGACATCGGCCAGACCGTGGTGGTCCGTCACGGCACCGTGCTCGCGGTGGAGGCCTTCGAGGGCACCAATGCCTGCATCAAGCGCGGCGGCGAACTCGGTCACGGCAAGGACGTGATGCTGGTGAAGGTTTCCAAGCCCAACCAGGACTTCCGATTCGATGTCCCCGTGGTCGGCCCGCTGACCATCGAAACCTGCCACGCCGCGGGGGTGGGATCGATCACCGTGGAAGCCGGCAAGACATTGTTGTTAGAGCGGGAGGCGGTCTTCCGGCTATGCCAGGAGCACGGGATCAGCGTGCATGCGATGGAGGAGATTTGA
- the fusA gene encoding elongation factor G, with product MKDLTKYRNIGIFAHVDAGKTTTTERILKLTGKIHKIGEVHDGASTMDFMEQEAERGITIQSAATTCFWKGHQFNVIDTPGHVDFTIEVYRSLKVLDGGVGVFCGSGGVEPQSETNWRYANDSKVSRVIYVNKLDRIGADFYRVIAQVKKILGATPLVMVLPIGTESDFIGVVDLLTMKAHIWDESGQPENFKIEEIPADLVDKAKEYRAALIETAVEQDDEVMEKYLEGVEPDIDTIKKCIRKGTIDLAFFPTYCGSSFKNKGLQLVLDAVVDYLPAPTDVRPLPEVDEEGNETGKFAIIDPAAPFRGLAFKIMDDKFGALTFTRIYSGTIKKGDTVLNSFTGKTERISRMVEMHADDRKEIDSAQAGDIVAIVGLKNVQTGHTLCDEKNPATLEPMVFPDPVISIAVAPKDKANAEKLANAIGKMIQEDPSFRVETDEETNEMILKGMGELHLDIKIDILKRTHKVEVSVGAPQVAYRETITKPVTDSYTHKKQSGGSGQYAKIDYTIEPGEPGTGFIFESKVVGGSIPKEFIPAVDKGFKTSVDKGPLAGYPCLDFKVTLNEGGFHAVDSSNIAFEIAAKAAYRQTMPKCAPQILEPMMKLDVFAPEEKVGDVIGDLNRRRGMIQGQEPTPGGVRVKAEAPLSAMFGYIGDLRTMTSGRGQFSMEFSHYAPCPKNVSDDVIKAAKEREEAKRK from the coding sequence ATGAAGGACCTCACCAAATACCGCAACATTGGCATTTTCGCTCACGTGGATGCGGGCAAGACCACCACCACCGAGCGGATTCTCAAGCTCACCGGCAAGATCCACAAGATCGGTGAGGTGCACGACGGCGCTTCCACCATGGACTTCATGGAACAGGAAGCCGAGCGCGGCATCACCATCCAGTCCGCCGCCACCACCTGCTTCTGGAAGGGCCACCAATTCAACGTCATCGACACCCCGGGCCACGTCGACTTCACCATCGAAGTCTATCGCTCGCTAAAGGTGCTCGACGGCGGCGTCGGCGTATTCTGCGGATCCGGCGGCGTGGAGCCCCAGTCCGAGACGAACTGGCGCTACGCGAACGACTCCAAGGTCTCCCGCGTCATCTACGTCAACAAGCTCGACCGTATCGGTGCGGACTTCTACCGCGTGATCGCCCAGGTGAAGAAAATCCTCGGTGCGACCCCGCTCGTCATGGTCCTGCCGATCGGCACGGAGAGCGATTTCATCGGCGTGGTCGACCTTCTCACCATGAAGGCCCACATCTGGGACGAATCCGGACAGCCGGAAAACTTCAAGATCGAGGAAATCCCCGCCGACCTGGTGGACAAGGCCAAGGAATACCGTGCCGCCCTGATCGAGACCGCCGTCGAACAGGACGACGAGGTGATGGAGAAGTATCTCGAAGGCGTGGAGCCGGACATCGACACTATTAAGAAGTGCATCCGCAAGGGCACCATTGATCTCGCGTTCTTCCCGACCTACTGCGGTTCGTCCTTCAAGAACAAGGGTCTCCAACTCGTGCTCGATGCCGTGGTGGACTACCTTCCCGCCCCGACCGATGTGAGGCCGCTTCCCGAAGTGGACGAGGAAGGCAATGAAACCGGCAAGTTCGCGATCATCGACCCAGCCGCTCCTTTCCGCGGCCTGGCCTTCAAGATCATGGACGACAAGTTCGGCGCGCTGACCTTCACCCGCATCTACTCGGGCACGATCAAGAAGGGCGACACCGTTCTGAATTCCTTCACTGGCAAGACCGAGCGCATCAGCCGCATGGTCGAAATGCACGCCGACGACCGCAAGGAAATCGACTCCGCACAGGCGGGTGACATCGTGGCCATCGTGGGTCTCAAGAACGTGCAGACCGGTCACACCCTCTGCGACGAGAAGAATCCAGCCACGCTCGAGCCGATGGTGTTCCCGGATCCCGTGATCTCCATCGCCGTCGCCCCGAAGGACAAGGCCAACGCTGAGAAGCTGGCCAACGCCATCGGCAAGATGATCCAGGAGGACCCGTCCTTCCGCGTCGAGACCGACGAGGAAACCAATGAGATGATTCTCAAGGGCATGGGCGAGCTCCACCTCGACATCAAGATCGACATCCTCAAGCGGACCCACAAGGTCGAGGTCTCCGTCGGCGCCCCACAGGTCGCCTATCGCGAAACCATCACCAAGCCCGTCACCGACAGCTACACCCACAAGAAGCAGTCCGGTGGTTCCGGCCAGTACGCGAAGATCGATTACACCATCGAGCCAGGCGAGCCCGGCACCGGCTTCATCTTCGAGTCGAAGGTTGTCGGGGGCAGCATCCCGAAGGAGTTCATCCCCGCCGTCGACAAGGGCTTCAAGACCTCCGTCGACAAGGGACCGCTTGCCGGCTACCCTTGCCTGGACTTCAAGGTCACGCTCAACGAAGGTGGTTTCCACGCCGTGGACTCCAGCAACATCGCCTTCGAAATCGCTGCCAAGGCCGCCTATCGCCAGACCATGCCGAAGTGCGCGCCGCAGATCCTCGAGCCGATGATGAAGCTCGATGTCTTCGCTCCTGAGGAGAAGGTGGGTGACGTGATCGGCGACCTCAACCGTCGCCGGGGCATGATCCAAGGTCAGGAGCCGACTCCGGGCGGCGTCCGCGTGAAGGCGGAAGCACCGCTTTCCGCGATGTTCGGCTACATCGGCGACCTGCGCACCATGACCTCCGGTCGTGGCCAGTTCTCGATGGAGTTCAGCCACTACGCCCCGTGCCCGAAGAACGTCTCCGACGACGTCATCAAGGCCGCCAAGGAGCGCGAAGAGGCGAAGCGGAAGTAA
- a CDS encoding DUF1592 domain-containing protein, with amino-acid sequence MPVRRPIALLFALCSPALADDFANKATPLLSKYCFECHGEKKQKGGIETHHLTSIEAAFRNHRFLETIAEQVESGDMPPDDEDVLPTDAERKLLVTEIRGVLKKLESGNFPRNPGRTTIRRLNRNEYNYTVRDLFGIDFQAGRDFPADGAGGEGFDNVGDAMFVQPALMEKYLNAAKKVIAAIYEDPKHLDRVLVAKPGDKMPPAKAARTVLLTHASLAFRRRVTDEDLAPLLAVFEKKLAAGASYEEAIRPSLQALLIHPSFLFRFEADQPGKPEWQIDDFELATRLSYFLWASMPDRRLLKLADEGKLSDPATLRAEASRMIAEKRSETISRHFAGQWLGFDELREVAAPDSKRFPTFTPSLRISMYRESVEFFNHLVRANRPALELLHADYTFANAELAKHYGITSTSGSQMERIALTDPNRGGVIGQAAILTATSMPLRTSPVKRGKWILDTLLGTPPPPPPPDAGVLPGDDKSTEGLSFRETLEVHRTKASCAGCHEKIDPLGFGLENFDAIGRWRTKDANGNPIDSKATLPGDISFSTPKELKQLLLASDELFLRNLSRKMLAYALGRPLEYYDEPVVTDLVAKLRKDNLKMQTLILSVIESQPFQHRSAKR; translated from the coding sequence ATGCCCGTCCGCCGTCCCATCGCATTGCTGTTTGCCCTCTGCTCGCCGGCCCTCGCCGACGACTTCGCGAACAAGGCAACCCCGCTGCTTTCCAAGTATTGCTTCGAGTGCCACGGCGAGAAGAAGCAGAAAGGCGGGATCGAGACCCATCACCTGACGTCCATCGAGGCGGCCTTCCGCAATCACCGCTTCCTGGAGACCATCGCCGAACAGGTCGAGTCGGGCGACATGCCCCCGGATGATGAGGACGTGCTGCCGACTGACGCCGAGCGGAAGCTGCTCGTGACCGAAATCCGCGGCGTTTTGAAGAAGCTGGAGAGCGGCAACTTCCCGCGGAATCCGGGCCGCACCACCATCCGCCGGCTCAATCGCAACGAGTACAACTACACCGTCCGCGACCTCTTCGGCATCGACTTCCAGGCGGGCAGGGATTTCCCGGCCGATGGCGCAGGCGGCGAGGGCTTCGACAACGTCGGCGATGCGATGTTCGTGCAGCCAGCGCTGATGGAGAAATACCTCAACGCCGCGAAGAAGGTCATCGCGGCTATCTACGAGGACCCCAAACACCTCGACCGAGTGCTCGTCGCGAAACCCGGCGACAAGATGCCACCCGCAAAAGCCGCGCGGACCGTCCTGCTCACGCATGCCTCGCTCGCCTTTCGCCGCCGGGTGACCGATGAGGACCTGGCGCCCCTGCTGGCCGTCTTTGAAAAGAAGCTCGCCGCCGGAGCCAGCTACGAGGAAGCGATCCGCCCCTCGCTCCAGGCGCTGCTCATTCATCCGTCCTTCCTGTTCCGCTTCGAGGCGGATCAGCCGGGCAAGCCGGAGTGGCAAATCGACGACTTCGAGCTCGCCACCCGCCTCTCGTATTTCCTCTGGGCCTCGATGCCCGACCGCCGGCTGCTCAAGCTGGCCGACGAAGGCAAACTCTCCGACCCGGCCACCTTGCGCGCCGAGGCGTCTCGAATGATCGCTGAGAAGCGCTCCGAAACGATCTCCCGGCACTTCGCCGGACAGTGGTTGGGCTTCGATGAACTGCGCGAAGTGGCCGCGCCCGACTCGAAGCGCTTTCCCACCTTCACGCCAAGCTTGCGCATCTCGATGTATCGCGAGTCGGTCGAATTCTTCAACCACCTCGTCCGCGCGAATCGTCCCGCGCTGGAGCTGCTGCATGCTGACTACACCTTCGCGAACGCCGAACTCGCCAAGCATTACGGCATCACCAGCACTTCCGGCTCGCAGATGGAGCGCATCGCACTCACCGACCCGAATCGCGGCGGCGTCATCGGCCAGGCCGCCATCCTCACCGCCACCTCCATGCCGCTCCGCACCAGTCCGGTGAAGCGCGGCAAGTGGATCCTCGACACCCTGTTAGGCACCCCTCCCCCCCCACCCCCGCCCGATGCCGGCGTCCTCCCCGGCGACGACAAGTCAACCGAGGGGCTGTCCTTCCGCGAGACGCTGGAGGTGCATCGCACCAAAGCCTCCTGCGCCGGCTGCCACGAGAAGATCGACCCGCTGGGCTTCGGCCTGGAGAACTTCGATGCGATCGGCCGCTGGCGGACCAAGGACGCGAATGGCAATCCCATCGACTCCAAGGCCACGCTGCCCGGTGACATCTCCTTCTCGACGCCCAAGGAGCTCAAGCAACTGCTGCTCGCCTCGGACGAACTTTTCCTCCGCAACCTCAGCCGCAAGATGCTAGCCTACGCCTTGGGCCGTCCGCTGGAGTACTACGACGAGCCCGTCGTCACCGACCTCGTTGCCAAGCTCCGCAAGGACAACCTGAAAATGCAAACGCTGATCCTTTCCGTCATCGAGTCCCAGCCTTTCCAACACCGCAGCGCGAAGCGCTAG
- a CDS encoding cob(I)yrinic acid a,c-diamide adenosyltransferase yields MSIITGRGDDGETDLLFGRRISKASQRIEVLGTVDELNAALGLARAAGAAEEVEAIIDRVQELLVGLMGQFACLSCDEARYTMAGYAKVTEADLEWIETTARDFESRGIVFKGWARPGVEHSMARAGMDFARTIARRAERAVLKHHDAGGEVSLLLRLFFNRLSDLLWILARSA; encoded by the coding sequence ATGAGCATCATTACCGGCCGCGGCGACGACGGCGAAACCGATCTTCTTTTTGGCCGCCGCATTTCGAAGGCCTCCCAACGCATCGAAGTGCTGGGGACGGTGGACGAGCTGAATGCCGCGCTGGGTCTTGCGCGTGCCGCGGGGGCCGCGGAAGAGGTTGAGGCGATCATCGACCGGGTGCAGGAGTTGCTCGTGGGGCTGATGGGACAGTTTGCCTGCCTATCCTGTGACGAGGCCCGCTATACCATGGCGGGCTACGCCAAGGTCACCGAGGCCGACCTCGAATGGATCGAGACCACCGCTCGCGACTTCGAGAGCCGCGGCATCGTCTTCAAGGGGTGGGCGAGGCCGGGCGTCGAGCACTCGATGGCGCGGGCCGGCATGGATTTCGCGCGGACCATCGCCCGGCGAGCCGAGCGGGCGGTTCTGAAGCACCACGATGCGGGTGGGGAAGTTTCGCTGCTGCTGCGGCTGTTTTTCAATCGCCTGTCGGACCTGCTGTGGATTCTGGCGCGGTCGGCCTGA
- a CDS encoding rhomboid family intramembrane serine protease — MDENVSAEELPELVPVGAWPSLGEAQEHALVVLAMNQECWIFPDAGQYALHAPSAEVPGIRREFALYESEQSERRVRVEPPVFPAGIELALMWALSLLIVFWWQGQDLSLVDRFCNSSQALVEGGEWWRAFTALFLHADAGHLLSNIGIGGIFCVMVAHTVGAWRGWALILGGGMLGNLVNAWARYPDHFTSLGASTATFAAVGVLTGVATIRAWKFHSLRELRPLMVPVLTGFIVLGWWGTGGDGPDAGRVDVAGHVAGWTGGFLLGAVAQKFERTKDDAAV, encoded by the coding sequence ATGGACGAAAACGTGAGCGCGGAAGAACTGCCGGAGTTGGTGCCGGTGGGCGCGTGGCCATCGCTGGGCGAGGCGCAGGAGCACGCGCTGGTGGTGCTGGCGATGAACCAGGAATGCTGGATTTTTCCCGATGCCGGCCAATACGCGTTGCACGCCCCCTCCGCCGAGGTGCCGGGAATCCGTCGCGAGTTCGCGCTTTATGAAAGCGAGCAGTCCGAGCGGCGGGTGCGGGTGGAGCCGCCGGTGTTTCCCGCGGGCATCGAGCTCGCGCTGATGTGGGCGCTGTCGCTGCTGATCGTCTTCTGGTGGCAAGGCCAGGATCTCTCGCTGGTGGACCGCTTCTGCAATTCCAGCCAGGCGCTCGTCGAGGGTGGGGAATGGTGGCGGGCGTTCACCGCGCTGTTCCTGCATGCCGATGCCGGGCACCTGCTGTCGAACATCGGCATCGGCGGGATCTTTTGCGTGATGGTGGCCCATACGGTGGGTGCTTGGCGTGGCTGGGCGCTCATTCTTGGCGGTGGAATGTTAGGAAATCTGGTCAATGCGTGGGCGCGCTATCCGGACCACTTCACGTCGCTCGGTGCCTCCACTGCGACCTTCGCCGCGGTCGGCGTGCTGACCGGGGTGGCGACGATCCGGGCTTGGAAGTTCCACTCGTTGCGCGAGCTGCGCCCGTTGATGGTGCCGGTTTTGACAGGCTTTATCGTGCTCGGCTGGTGGGGCACCGGTGGCGACGGGCCGGATGCAGGGAGGGTCGATGTGGCTGGCCATGTCGCGGGCTGGACCGGCGGATTCTTGTTAGGAGCGGTCGCGCAGAAATTCGAGCGGACGAAAGACGATGCGGCTGTCTAA
- a CDS encoding DUF1552 domain-containing protein gives MANLQTQKWLMPRRSFLRGAGATLALPFFDAMRPLMAAGTSGSLPIRIALLYMPNGVRADRWTPEGDGSKFKLSPILSPLEKHREDLLVLTGLQNKASFSGDGHYVKTGGWLTGTTITKTTGSDIAAGGVSMDQIAAQHLGRHTKLPSMELGTEAVATGIDTNVNYTRLYASHISWKTSTVPLPCEINPRVAFDRLFRTRSKGGEKQAADDKSVLDLVCEDAKRLQGKLGASDKAKLDQYLESVREVERRIAAEAASLGAGENLSPELLKKMDELDKRISKSMGKASREEELNSMARFDHGEHCRIMMDLMVLAFWSDSTRVSSFMFGNDVTGRNFSFLEGVNGGHHDLSHHSNDGKKLDQYEKINRWHVEQYGYMLDRMKEIKEGDGSLLDTSMVAFGSPIRDGNAHDPKNVPIVVAGGSKAGLKTGKHVTYEPGTPLCGLWINMLETAGVEAKQLGDASDGLRGIS, from the coding sequence ATGGCCAACCTCCAGACACAAAAATGGCTCATGCCGCGCCGCAGCTTCCTGCGCGGTGCCGGGGCCACACTTGCCTTGCCGTTCTTCGATGCGATGCGGCCCTTGATGGCGGCGGGCACGTCGGGATCATTGCCGATCCGGATCGCGTTGCTCTACATGCCGAATGGCGTGCGGGCGGACCGTTGGACGCCGGAAGGCGATGGCTCGAAGTTCAAGCTCTCGCCCATCCTGTCGCCGCTGGAAAAGCACCGCGAGGACCTGCTCGTGCTCACCGGCCTGCAGAACAAGGCGTCCTTCTCCGGCGATGGCCATTACGTGAAGACCGGTGGCTGGTTGACCGGCACCACCATCACCAAGACGACCGGCTCCGACATCGCCGCGGGCGGCGTCTCCATGGACCAGATCGCCGCGCAGCATCTCGGCAGGCACACCAAGCTTCCCTCGATGGAACTCGGCACCGAAGCGGTGGCCACCGGCATCGACACCAACGTCAACTACACGCGGCTCTACGCCTCGCATATCTCTTGGAAGACCTCCACCGTTCCCCTGCCCTGCGAGATCAATCCCCGGGTCGCCTTCGACCGGCTCTTCCGGACTCGCTCGAAGGGCGGCGAGAAGCAGGCCGCGGACGACAAGTCGGTGCTCGATCTCGTGTGCGAGGACGCCAAGCGCTTGCAGGGGAAACTCGGCGCTTCGGACAAGGCGAAGCTCGACCAGTATCTCGAGTCCGTCCGCGAGGTGGAGCGCCGGATCGCAGCCGAAGCCGCATCTCTCGGTGCCGGTGAGAATCTGTCGCCCGAGCTGCTCAAGAAGATGGACGAACTCGACAAACGGATCTCGAAGTCCATGGGCAAGGCCAGCCGCGAGGAAGAGCTCAACTCCATGGCCCGCTTCGACCACGGCGAACACTGCCGCATCATGATGGATCTCATGGTGCTCGCCTTCTGGTCGGACTCGACGCGCGTGTCGTCCTTCATGTTCGGCAATGACGTGACCGGCCGGAACTTCTCCTTTCTCGAAGGCGTCAATGGCGGCCACCATGACCTCTCGCACCACAGCAACGACGGCAAGAAGCTCGACCAGTACGAGAAGATCAACCGCTGGCACGTCGAGCAATACGGCTACATGCTCGACCGGATGAAGGAGATCAAGGAGGGCGACGGCAGCCTGCTCGACACCTCGATGGTCGCTTTCGGCTCGCCGATCCGCGACGGCAACGCCCACGACCCGAAGAACGTTCCCATCGTCGTCGCTGGCGGCAGCAAGGCCGGCCTGAAAACCGGCAAGCACGTCACTTACGAGCCCGGCACCCCGCTCTGCGGCCTGTGGATCAACATGCTGGAAACCGCCGGGGTGGAAGCGAAACAGCTCGGCGACGCCTCGGACGGTCTGCGTGGGATTTCCTGA
- a CDS encoding ABC transporter ATP-binding protein, with protein sequence MSEVILEVDAVAKKFDDFTAVDGVSFQVRAGETVGLLGVNGAGKTTLMNMILGLTTPSGGAIRAFGMDLQKHRLEILQRANFCTTYATLPGNLKVRHNLEIFARLYSVPKPKQKVTELLELLEISKLAEKPTGQLSAGESTRVNLAKALLNDPELLLLDEPTASLDPDIADKVRKLVRHVQRERHPAILYTSHNMRDIEEVCDRVLFLHAGKILAAGTPEEITHHFQEDDLEDVFIKIARGGSTP encoded by the coding sequence GTGAGCGAGGTGATCCTGGAAGTCGACGCTGTGGCGAAGAAATTCGACGACTTCACGGCGGTGGACGGAGTCTCTTTCCAAGTCCGCGCCGGGGAAACGGTCGGGCTGCTCGGCGTCAATGGCGCGGGCAAAACCACCCTGATGAACATGATCCTCGGCCTGACCACCCCCAGCGGCGGGGCGATCCGGGCCTTCGGCATGGACCTCCAGAAGCACCGGCTGGAAATCCTTCAGCGCGCGAATTTCTGCACCACCTACGCGACCCTGCCGGGGAACCTGAAGGTCCGGCACAATCTGGAAATCTTCGCCCGGCTCTACTCGGTGCCGAAACCGAAACAGAAGGTCACCGAGCTGCTCGAACTCCTCGAAATCTCCAAGCTCGCCGAGAAACCCACCGGCCAGCTCAGCGCCGGGGAATCGACCCGGGTCAACCTCGCCAAGGCGCTGCTCAACGACCCCGAACTCCTCCTTTTGGACGAGCCCACCGCCTCGCTGGACCCGGACATCGCCGACAAGGTCCGCAAGCTGGTCCGCCACGTCCAGCGGGAGCGCCACCCGGCCATCCTCTACACCTCGCACAACATGCGCGACATCGAGGAAGTCTGCGACCGCGTGCTCTTCCTCCACGCCGGGAAAATCCTCGCCGCGGGCACGCCGGAGGAAATCACCCACCACTTCCAGGAGGATGACCTCGAGGACGTCTTCATCAAGATTGCCCGCGGCGGCTCCACTCCTTGA
- the rnc gene encoding ribonuclease III has translation MESLESRLGYKFRNSLLLAEAMTHPSLAYESQRPHFDNQRLEFLGDAVLQLILTEDLYRMFPDFPEGRLTKLRSQLVSRRALARFALSIDLGSYVLLGKGEEATGGRRRMSTLADGFEALIGAVYLDIGYTGARDLVLRLFQSEIEALAGSPEERNPKGELQECLQAIHPQAPNYRMLAESGPDHRKVFQAEVSWRGLVLAVGKGKSKKEAEARAAGEALRTRLWEKA, from the coding sequence ATGGAAAGTCTCGAGAGCCGCCTCGGATACAAGTTTCGTAACTCGCTTCTATTAGCCGAGGCGATGACCCATCCGAGTCTCGCTTACGAGTCCCAACGGCCCCACTTCGATAACCAACGCTTGGAGTTCCTTGGCGATGCCGTGCTCCAGCTCATCCTCACGGAGGACCTTTATCGGATGTTTCCGGATTTCCCGGAAGGCCGCCTGACCAAACTGCGGTCGCAGCTTGTCTCACGCCGCGCGCTTGCCCGGTTCGCGCTGAGCATCGACCTCGGGAGCTACGTCCTGCTCGGCAAGGGCGAGGAAGCCACCGGAGGCCGTCGCCGCATGTCGACGTTGGCCGATGGCTTCGAGGCCTTGATCGGTGCGGTCTATCTGGACATCGGTTACACCGGTGCCCGGGATCTCGTGCTGCGGCTTTTCCAATCCGAGATCGAGGCGCTCGCTGGCAGTCCGGAGGAGCGCAACCCGAAGGGCGAGCTTCAGGAGTGCCTGCAAGCCATCCATCCACAGGCCCCTAATTACCGCATGCTTGCGGAGAGCGGCCCGGATCACCGGAAGGTCTTCCAAGCGGAAGTCTCGTGGCGTGGTCTGGTGCTTGCCGTCGGGAAGGGGAAGAGCAAGAAGGAAGCCGAAGCCCGTGCTGCCGGTGAGGCGCTGCGGACGAGGCTGTGGGAGAAGGCTTGA
- a CDS encoding ABC transporter permease encodes MFRPSIIRALLTRYVLLYAKNPMRAFELFFWPLVQLLVWGFVTMYLQQAGGGGQAADGKGFPHFITFLIGGIILWDALFRAQQGVSISFLEDVWTRNLLNIFAAPVRMTDYIAATFGVGLLRVGITAIVLFVVASVAYSFNLLQFKFGLIAYYANLMIFGWALGIFSIALILRWGHGAESLAWALPFMIQPFACVFYPMHILPGWMQTIAWVFPPAHVFEGMRGAIEHGGFDMRPFLTALALNAVYLSLAGWAFASVLRTAREKGLLTKTGSS; translated from the coding sequence ATGTTCCGCCCCTCTATCATCCGCGCGCTGCTGACCCGCTACGTGCTGCTTTACGCGAAGAACCCGATGCGGGCCTTCGAGCTGTTCTTCTGGCCGCTGGTGCAGTTGCTGGTGTGGGGATTCGTCACGATGTACCTGCAGCAGGCCGGCGGCGGCGGGCAGGCGGCGGACGGAAAAGGTTTCCCGCACTTCATCACCTTCCTCATCGGCGGCATCATCCTGTGGGACGCGCTGTTCCGGGCGCAGCAGGGTGTTTCGATCTCCTTCCTCGAGGATGTCTGGACGCGCAACCTGCTCAACATTTTCGCCGCGCCAGTGCGGATGACCGACTATATCGCCGCCACCTTCGGCGTGGGCCTGCTGCGGGTCGGCATCACCGCCATCGTCCTGTTCGTCGTGGCGTCCGTCGCCTACTCGTTCAACCTGCTCCAGTTCAAGTTCGGCCTCATCGCCTACTACGCGAACCTGATGATCTTCGGCTGGGCACTGGGAATCTTTTCAATCGCGTTGATCCTGCGCTGGGGACACGGCGCGGAATCCTTGGCATGGGCGTTACCGTTCATGATCCAGCCCTTCGCCTGCGTCTTTTACCCGATGCACATCCTGCCGGGCTGGATGCAAACGATCGCATGGGTCTTCCCGCCAGCCCATGTATTCGAAGGCATGCGCGGCGCGATCGAGCACGGCGGTTTCGACATGCGCCCGTTTCTCACCGCGCTGGCCCTGAATGCCGTTTACCTGTCGCTAGCCGGCTGGGCATTCGCCTCGGTCCTGCGCACCGCCCGGGAAAAGGGGCTGCTGACAAAGACGGGTTCGAGTTGA
- a CDS encoding Smr/MutS family protein, which produces MEDEPHPVPVTNELDLHTFRPSEIGELLPEYFSECLRLGIRGVRVIHGKGTGTLRQGVHALLRRLPEVAEFHYPAAEGGWGATWVILRPTAPESTAGPTGD; this is translated from the coding sequence ATGGAAGACGAACCCCATCCCGTCCCGGTGACGAACGAGCTGGATCTGCACACCTTCCGCCCTTCGGAGATCGGCGAGCTGCTGCCGGAGTATTTCTCCGAGTGCTTGCGTCTCGGCATTCGCGGGGTGCGGGTGATCCACGGGAAAGGCACCGGCACCCTCCGGCAAGGCGTTCATGCGCTGCTCCGGCGGCTGCCCGAGGTGGCGGAATTCCACTACCCCGCGGCCGAAGGCGGTTGGGGCGCGACCTGGGTGATACTCAGGCCGACCGCGCCAGAATCCACAGCAGGTCCGACAGGCGATTGA